The Mauremys reevesii isolate NIE-2019 linkage group 1, ASM1616193v1, whole genome shotgun sequence genome has a segment encoding these proteins:
- the LOC120395610 gene encoding interferon alpha/beta receptor 2-like, with protein MYLSTLTTTLFSLPEASVINPPQNLTVKSQNFQHILSWEPGSNTTMPTYYDVMYISLSGSENKWKIAKECSNTTRLFCNLTKEYEECTYTYMAMVQSITGHRVLNSSIFQFSPYSATYLGPPAVNLTACPTCINVTVKLPATYLKGSSLIDIYHKLDYTITVESFDRKETIPITNETSEESFSYVVGSLHSNTNYCVSVAVAALLNHHSIPSALKCIITRSNTQPGYSIIPIINGGLVSLVIGIFLLGLYKGFICLKSKPWPKVWHSVVIPE; from the exons A TGTACCTCAGCACTTTGACCACTACTTTGTTCAGCTTGCCAG AAGCATCTGTGATAAATCCACCTCAGAATTTAACAGTGAAATCTCAGAATTTCCAGCACATTTTATCATGGGAACCAGGAAGTAATACAACTATGCCAACATACTATGATGTGATGTACATAAGTCTCAG TGGATcagaaaacaaatggaaaattgCTAAAGAATGTTCAAATACCACACGCCTCTTCTGTAACTTGACAAAGGAGTATGAAGAATGTACTTATACCTACATGGCAATGGTTCAGAGCATCACAGGACATAGAGTATTAAATTCATCTATATTTCAATTCTCTCCATATAGCGCCA CATACCTGGGTCCACCAGCAGTTAATCTTACTGCTTGTCCAACCTGCATAAATGTGACAGTAAAACTTCCAGCCACGTatttaaaaggaagttctttaaTTGATATATATCACAAACTTGATTATACGATAACAGTGGAATCATTTGATAGAAAGGAAACG ATTCCTATTACGAATGAAACCTCTGAAGAAAGCTTTAGCTATGTTGTTGGAAGCTTGCATTCAAATACAAATTATTGTGTGTCTGTTGCTGTGGCTGCATTATTAAACCATCATTCCATCCCTTCGGCCTTGAAATGTATAATCACCAGGTCCAACACTCAACCAG GTTATAGTATAATTCCAATCATAAATGGTGGACTTGTTTCATTGGTAATAGGCATCTTCCTACTAGGATTGTATAAAGGTTTCATTTGCTTAAAAAGTAAACCGTGGCCAAAAGTTTG